A genomic window from Candidatus Methylacidiphilum fumarolicum includes:
- a CDS encoding response regulator yields MKPLKFEQSTDMSKERQMPHSVLVIDDEPQMLKLLRLILEKKGYRVYVAAKGEEGILEAAQRRPDLIILDLLLPDISGIAVIQRIREWSQIPILVLSAVDQEKEKVQALDSGADDYLTKPFGDEELMARMRVLFRRLQPQECLQVFRTDGLEVDLVNRRVFFNKKEIHLTATEYSILRLLVRHAGKVLTHRQILQEIWGPHSVEQVHYLRVYMARLREKIEENSMQPKLLLTEPGIGYRLMILDPADTASK; encoded by the coding sequence ATGAAACCTCTAAAGTTTGAACAATCAACCGATATGAGTAAAGAAAGACAGATGCCACATTCTGTACTTGTTATTGATGATGAGCCGCAAATGCTCAAATTGCTTAGATTGATTCTTGAAAAAAAAGGCTATCGGGTGTATGTGGCTGCAAAAGGAGAAGAAGGAATTTTGGAAGCAGCTCAGAGAAGGCCTGATCTCATCATCCTTGATTTATTACTTCCAGATATAAGTGGTATCGCTGTTATCCAAAGAATAAGGGAATGGAGCCAAATTCCTATTCTTGTTCTTTCGGCAGTGGATCAGGAAAAAGAGAAAGTCCAGGCTTTGGATAGTGGTGCTGATGACTATTTAACTAAACCTTTTGGAGATGAAGAACTGATGGCCAGAATGAGAGTATTGTTCCGAAGGCTGCAACCTCAAGAATGCCTGCAGGTTTTTCGGACAGATGGCTTGGAAGTCGATCTTGTCAACAGGAGGGTCTTTTTTAACAAAAAAGAGATCCATTTGACGGCTACAGAATATAGCATCTTAAGACTGCTGGTCCGTCATGCCGGCAAGGTGTTGACCCACCGACAGATTTTGCAGGAAATATGGGGGCCTCATTCAGTTGAGCAGGTCCATTATCTGCGAGTGTATATGGCCAGGCTTAGAGAAAAGATAGAGGAAAATTCTATGCAGCCAAAATTACTCCTTACAGAGCCTGGAATCGGATATCGGCTAATGATTTTAGATCCAGCGGATACCGCTTCAAAATAA
- a CDS encoding sensor histidine kinase gives MQEEIENRPNPDALLEVVEKEEGEKRRGSLKIFLGMCPGVGKTYAMLQAAQVELNNGKDVVIGFVETHGRRETEQLTKGIPIIPRKIVHYRDILLEEMDLDAILKRKPQLVIVDELAHTNAPGMRHLKRYQDVLEILDAGIDVFTTLNVQHIESRTDMISQITGAPIYEKVPDSIVDMAEIELVDLSPEDLLKRLAEGKVYIPEQARAAALNFFKEGNLRALREIVLRLAAEKAGKDVQEYMQIMHILGPWKISHRLLVAISASPSSETLIRWTRRHAESLKCPWYVVYVETSKVLSEEDQQRLSKNIELAKELGAEIITTTDEDIVRGIFRIAKQRNITQVVLGKPRGKGLIEWFKSRSLLHKLVRESGQIDIHIVGEDESVAAKTPKTFPIIPQSSFSQYGITSLVILAITLLCLWLNQWIGSRSIGMIYLLGIVIIALFVGRGPVIVAAFLSAIIWDYVFLSPRFVIGIQGIENGFVVFTYFVVALVLGQFIARLRAQEKAERRREARISALYMLSQELSQAAGLDEIVIKVIEQLTHVFQAEVAVFLVNPYNNKLSGLPHWASTLKVTEKEAGVANWAFEHGKAAGRFTENLPLSKAYYVPLTTHKGCVGVLGINIPGIQSLSFDQKSLIQAFANQIALVIDRQRLAELAEHARVVAESERLSRTLLNSISHEMRTPLAVITAAVESLSKEDRWMSPTDQRILLEEIKSATFRLNRLVRNLLDMARIESGRFKLKREWTDIHDLINLALKETEKELAGRPLTVNIQQGIPLVRIDFSLMLEALNNLLLNAAIHTPAGSPVELNVSVKKNALVIQVADRGPGIDPEILSRIFEKFYRGTGAPPGGTGLGLSIVKGVVDAHGGKVQVQNRPEGGAVFSIILPLENVPETFPMPQKDETSKV, from the coding sequence ATGCAAGAGGAAATAGAAAATCGACCCAATCCAGACGCCTTGCTTGAGGTAGTAGAAAAGGAAGAGGGGGAGAAGCGTCGGGGAAGCTTGAAAATTTTTTTAGGGATGTGCCCTGGAGTGGGGAAAACCTATGCGATGTTACAGGCTGCGCAGGTGGAATTAAATAACGGCAAAGACGTAGTCATCGGCTTTGTAGAAACCCATGGACGGAGAGAAACCGAGCAGTTGACCAAGGGAATCCCTATCATTCCGAGGAAAATCGTTCACTATAGGGATATTCTTCTAGAAGAGATGGATTTAGATGCGATCCTCAAAAGGAAACCCCAGCTTGTGATTGTCGATGAATTGGCTCATACAAATGCGCCGGGAATGAGGCATCTGAAACGCTATCAAGATGTTCTAGAAATCCTCGATGCCGGAATAGATGTTTTTACCACGCTCAATGTGCAGCACATTGAAAGTCGCACAGACATGATCAGTCAGATTACTGGAGCGCCCATATATGAAAAGGTCCCCGATAGTATTGTAGATATGGCTGAGATCGAACTGGTCGATCTTTCTCCAGAAGATCTCCTTAAACGGTTAGCGGAAGGCAAAGTTTATATTCCTGAACAAGCGAGGGCGGCAGCCTTGAATTTTTTCAAGGAAGGCAACTTGAGGGCGCTTCGGGAAATTGTTTTGAGATTAGCAGCAGAGAAGGCTGGAAAGGACGTCCAGGAATATATGCAGATTATGCATATATTGGGACCCTGGAAAATATCGCACCGGCTGCTGGTTGCCATCAGTGCAAGCCCTTCATCAGAAACGCTCATTCGATGGACAAGAAGACATGCAGAAAGTTTGAAATGCCCCTGGTATGTGGTTTATGTAGAGACCAGTAAAGTGCTTTCAGAAGAAGACCAACAAAGGCTTTCAAAAAACATAGAATTAGCCAAAGAGCTTGGGGCAGAAATCATTACTACGACAGATGAGGATATAGTTCGTGGAATTTTTCGCATTGCCAAACAACGAAACATAACGCAGGTTGTCTTGGGAAAACCCAGAGGAAAGGGATTAATCGAATGGTTTAAAAGCAGATCGTTACTGCATAAACTGGTGCGGGAAAGCGGCCAGATTGATATTCATATCGTTGGGGAAGATGAAAGTGTCGCAGCAAAAACGCCGAAAACTTTTCCTATTATTCCGCAGTCTAGTTTTTCTCAATACGGAATAACTTCCTTAGTCATTCTAGCGATTACGCTCCTTTGCTTATGGTTGAACCAATGGATTGGGAGCAGGTCCATTGGAATGATCTATCTATTAGGTATTGTCATCATTGCGCTTTTTGTTGGGAGAGGACCTGTCATCGTTGCGGCCTTTTTAAGTGCGATCATCTGGGATTATGTTTTTCTTTCTCCTCGATTTGTAATTGGAATCCAGGGTATTGAAAACGGTTTTGTTGTGTTTACTTATTTTGTCGTGGCTCTAGTCTTAGGTCAGTTTATTGCTAGATTAAGAGCTCAAGAAAAAGCGGAGAGAAGAAGAGAAGCCAGAATTTCTGCCCTTTATATGCTCAGTCAGGAACTTTCTCAAGCGGCTGGACTCGATGAGATTGTTATAAAAGTTATTGAGCAGCTAACCCACGTTTTCCAAGCGGAAGTAGCTGTTTTTCTAGTTAATCCTTATAACAATAAGCTTTCTGGTCTTCCTCATTGGGCAAGTACCTTAAAGGTGACAGAAAAGGAAGCAGGAGTCGCCAATTGGGCTTTTGAACATGGTAAAGCGGCGGGCAGGTTTACAGAAAACCTGCCTCTATCCAAAGCCTATTATGTTCCATTGACCACTCATAAGGGGTGTGTAGGGGTTCTTGGGATAAACATTCCTGGGATCCAATCGCTTTCTTTTGATCAAAAAAGCCTCATTCAAGCTTTTGCTAATCAGATCGCTCTTGTCATTGATCGGCAAAGACTTGCTGAGTTGGCCGAGCATGCTAGGGTTGTTGCCGAATCCGAAAGACTCAGCCGTACGCTTCTTAATTCCATTTCCCATGAAATGCGAACGCCTCTGGCGGTTATAACCGCGGCGGTCGAATCGTTAAGTAAGGAAGATCGCTGGATGAGCCCCACCGATCAGCGAATTTTATTGGAAGAAATCAAATCTGCAACCTTTCGACTCAATAGGCTTGTACGCAATCTACTAGATATGGCCAGAATCGAATCTGGTAGGTTTAAATTGAAAAGAGAATGGACTGACATTCATGATTTAATCAACCTTGCCTTAAAAGAAACCGAAAAGGAGTTGGCTGGTAGACCTCTTACAGTAAACATCCAGCAGGGCATTCCCCTAGTCCGGATCGATTTTTCGTTGATGTTGGAAGCCTTAAATAATCTTTTGCTCAACGCTGCCATACATACACCCGCTGGTTCCCCTGTTGAACTGAATGTTTCCGTAAAGAAAAATGCTTTGGTGATTCAGGTGGCTGATAGAGGACCTGGCATCGATCCGGAAATATTAAGCCGAATCTTTGAAAAGTTTTATCGAGGCACAGGCGCTCCTCCTGGAGGGACCGGATTGGGGCTTTCGATCGTTAAAGGCGTAGTCGATGCGCATGGAGGAAAAGTGCAGGTTCAAAATCGTCCGGAAGGAGGCGCTGTCTTTTCCATTATCCTACCGCTAGAAAATGTGCCAGAAACATTCCCAATGCCACAGAAGGATGAAACCTCTAAAGTTTGA
- a CDS encoding 50S ribosomal protein L25, translating into MAQSITLKANIRKAVGKSAVKKLRANGRIPAILYGKKSNLPLEIPATELRDLFHGKRVEKVLLNLEIIDTEEKKSTLAFLQEIQLHPITDKLVHLDLHELSSDEKLHAEIDLVFIGEPQALKSGTANLDISLRRLKISCFPKDLPNTIPVSIEQLKTGESLHVADIPLPPGVECLNPKNQVVLSLVATKGEEEMEAPTGETAEPEVIKEKKPKTEESKGE; encoded by the coding sequence ATGGCACAATCTATTACATTAAAGGCTAATATAAGGAAAGCCGTTGGCAAGTCCGCTGTAAAAAAACTCAGAGCCAATGGACGGATCCCAGCCATTCTGTATGGAAAGAAATCCAATCTTCCTCTTGAGATTCCGGCAACAGAACTCAGAGACCTTTTTCATGGAAAAAGAGTGGAAAAAGTGCTTTTAAACCTAGAAATTATAGATACGGAAGAGAAAAAATCGACCCTGGCATTTCTTCAAGAAATCCAGCTCCACCCGATTACCGATAAACTCGTCCATTTGGATCTCCACGAGCTATCTTCCGATGAAAAACTGCACGCAGAAATTGACCTTGTTTTTATTGGAGAGCCACAGGCTTTAAAATCCGGCACCGCTAATCTTGATATTTCGCTGCGAAGACTCAAAATAAGCTGTTTTCCTAAAGATCTTCCCAATACGATTCCGGTTTCTATAGAACAGTTGAAAACGGGGGAATCGCTTCACGTGGCGGATATTCCTTTGCCTCCAGGAGTTGAGTGCCTCAATCCCAAAAATCAAGTGGTTCTCTCTTTGGTGGCAACTAAAGGAGAAGAAGAAATGGAAGCCCCGACTGGAGAAACTGCTGAACCTGAAGTCATAAAGGAAAAGAAGCCAAAAACTGAAGAATCAAAAGGAGAATAA
- the pth gene encoding aminoacyl-tRNA hydrolase, translated as MVVGLGNPGKEYENTRHNIGWKVVEELVKKERLSFVIDKKSLAKVALKEDLCFMLPLSYMNLSGKAVGAYLKKWKCDPKEILVLLDDISLPLGKLRFRFKGSSGGHKGLQSLIEELHSEEIPRLRLGIGPLPEGEELVHYVLKPFKEEEKEKVKEMILKAIAFFDCLQKEGVEIALNKFSS; from the coding sequence ATGGTAGTAGGGCTTGGAAATCCCGGAAAGGAATACGAGAATACCAGGCATAATATAGGGTGGAAAGTTGTAGAGGAGCTAGTAAAAAAAGAGCGCCTTTCATTTGTCATAGATAAAAAGAGCTTGGCTAAAGTAGCACTAAAAGAAGATCTTTGCTTTATGCTCCCTCTAAGCTATATGAATTTGAGCGGTAAAGCAGTTGGAGCGTATTTAAAAAAATGGAAATGTGATCCAAAAGAAATATTAGTTCTTCTCGACGATATTTCTTTACCGTTGGGAAAACTGCGATTTAGGTTTAAAGGCTCCTCTGGAGGGCATAAAGGATTGCAGTCTTTGATTGAGGAACTGCATTCTGAAGAGATTCCAAGACTGCGTTTGGGCATAGGGCCCTTACCCGAAGGGGAAGAACTGGTTCATTATGTCTTGAAGCCTTTTAAGGAAGAAGAAAAAGAAAAAGTTAAGGAGATGATCCTCAAAGCGATAGCTTTTTTTGATTGTTTACAAAAGGAAGGAGTTGAAATTGCCTTGAACAAATTTAGTTCATAG
- the rpsF gene encoding 30S ribosomal protein S6: MNRTYDALYILDTQGKEEAIKELIEQIEKTITTLGGKILNIQKMDRRKFERVAGKIDSGYYVNFGVEIPPHSLKELEAKLRINPSIYRQFYVKREPSRITIQKNHVETLLT; this comes from the coding sequence ATGAATAGAACATATGATGCTTTATATATACTCGATACCCAAGGGAAAGAAGAAGCGATCAAAGAACTAATCGAGCAGATTGAAAAAACGATAACGACTCTGGGAGGAAAGATCTTAAATATCCAAAAAATGGATAGAAGAAAATTTGAAAGAGTCGCTGGAAAAATCGATTCGGGTTATTACGTAAACTTCGGAGTTGAAATTCCTCCTCATTCCTTAAAAGAACTCGAAGCAAAATTAAGAATTAACCCTTCGATTTACAGACAATTTTACGTGAAAAGAGAACCGAGTCGTATTACTATTCAAAAAAATCATGTGGAAACACTCTTGACTTAA
- a CDS encoding single-stranded DNA-binding protein: MGNLTRDPECRYTPKGTPVGDISLAINSSYRAQDGQVKDEVCFVEVVIWGRQAETCKEYLQKGSLVFVEGRLQMEQWETKEGEKRTRMRVRADRIQFLGKTKGTGANAAGPESSPSKAETTITPPEEQQINEDEVPF; this comes from the coding sequence ATGGGTAATTTGACCAGGGATCCTGAATGTCGTTATACTCCCAAAGGGACCCCAGTGGGGGATATTTCCCTTGCGATCAATAGTTCGTATCGGGCCCAAGATGGTCAGGTAAAAGATGAAGTCTGTTTTGTAGAAGTTGTTATATGGGGTAGACAGGCGGAAACCTGTAAAGAATACCTACAAAAAGGCTCTTTGGTCTTTGTCGAAGGAAGGTTGCAGATGGAGCAGTGGGAAACCAAGGAAGGAGAAAAAAGGACTCGGATGCGAGTCAGAGCCGATAGGATTCAGTTTTTGGGGAAGACTAAAGGCACGGGAGCTAATGCAGCTGGACCAGAATCCTCTCCTTCCAAAGCCGAAACAACCATCACTCCCCCTGAGGAACAACAAATTAATGAAGATGAAGTTCCCTTTTAG
- the rplI gene encoding 50S ribosomal protein L9, translated as MNIEVILNKKLDKVGAEGDLVTVKAGYARNYLIPKGFATLATSATKLQVERLKKIRAEREEKEKEAALELASKIGSLRLTFNLIGEEKTKKVFGAVTSQDICEKLAQEGIQIDRKKISLERPLKESGLHVVPIHIHQEVLAQLQVELVFPKKETETETTASQDKKSEKKKKNKKGAQTKKAQPKKSETSSST; from the coding sequence ATGAATATAGAGGTCATTCTCAATAAAAAACTTGACAAAGTTGGTGCTGAAGGAGATCTAGTAACAGTCAAAGCTGGGTATGCCAGAAATTATTTGATTCCCAAAGGATTCGCCACACTGGCCACCTCCGCCACAAAATTGCAAGTCGAGCGGCTCAAAAAAATTCGAGCTGAAAGAGAAGAGAAGGAGAAAGAAGCGGCTTTGGAACTAGCTTCAAAAATTGGCTCGCTTCGACTGACTTTTAATCTGATTGGAGAAGAAAAAACCAAGAAGGTCTTCGGTGCCGTCACTTCCCAAGACATCTGTGAGAAGCTTGCTCAGGAAGGAATCCAGATTGACCGGAAAAAAATTTCTCTTGAAAGACCACTTAAGGAATCTGGCTTGCATGTTGTACCCATTCATATTCATCAGGAAGTTTTAGCTCAACTTCAGGTGGAGTTGGTCTTCCCAAAGAAAGAAACCGAAACAGAAACAACCGCTAGCCAAGACAAAAAAAGCGAAAAGAAAAAGAAAAATAAAAAGGGCGCCCAAACAAAAAAGGCTCAACCTAAGAAAAGTGAGACTTCTTCTTCAACATAG
- the bamA gene encoding outer membrane protein assembly factor BamA — translation MKPNAFLFLFKQTREEVLVRGLFPILFLYLLGLIEVSFSQATADGLNLPPLPSSIDSQPQPKGLSPESSPPTTNPANNTNLAQEQREQLLPSAPRLTPPTPPQPPLEEEHPVEQAEKPVPQAIPIKKKPKKIVGPPSGAESQKKGPTVKEIEIVYVGPKSVNRSMILSNMRTTVGQPYSATTIEEDVRNLYATGLFTNLRITTETVAEGVKVIVIVQPKPLVKEVTIQGAKQIPVERIRKQVKTKIGDPLSEFQVSADAEKIREYYQNHGFGNAQVTYKIDVNEEFGRAIVSFSISEGEKQFIVMVNFVGNKAFSNAELQKQLKTKKKNILSFVNKSGIFKEDQLQEDLRKLKEFYQDHGYIDMQIKDVKISTPEKEKMVVTISIFEGIQYKVGTIQFQGNVIYPNSDLLDSIKMKEGSVFSPKGLDDDIKAIRDLYGKQGYIDAEIKPERLANIENGRIDLLFKISEGSQAYIDKIIIQGNNQTKDKVIRRELAVTPGDVYDSVRVEASKKRLENLGYFEKVEINPQDTNVPNRKNMVISVQEKRTGNVTFGLGYSTIESLLGFVELNQGNFDISNPPSFTGAGQKFRFRLQLGIFMESAMLSFTEPWFMDQPLMVGFDLFFNQLTYLQFYNGFNETQYGLDLRLAKRLNQWFTLSTRYDFNVYDLWGYLPEVENIPVFAQNRGSRTQSDITMDLIYDSRDSVFVTRHGTFLDFNILGAGGPLLGQTDIYRLQLDISHFENFPLWDIIMWNHLTAGFVQQYGKSSFVPLFDSYFVGGPRSLRGFDYNLVGPNYLPLDFPIGGQTMAVWNLEFTFPVVDRVRFAVFNDMGFNAGSLIGPNQPVPTPFVAGQGINIDADYGFGLRLFLPIGPLRLDYGIPYLRQSWLNKTGRFYFDVGYSF, via the coding sequence GTGAAACCCAATGCTTTTCTCTTTTTGTTTAAGCAAACCAGAGAAGAAGTTCTCGTTCGAGGGCTGTTCCCCATTCTTTTCCTCTATTTGTTAGGTCTCATAGAAGTATCTTTTAGCCAGGCCACTGCTGATGGTCTGAATCTGCCTCCGCTGCCATCATCCATCGACTCACAGCCGCAACCAAAGGGTTTGTCTCCAGAATCATCTCCACCTACAACAAATCCTGCAAACAATACCAATCTCGCCCAAGAACAGAGAGAACAGTTGCTCCCATCGGCTCCTCGTCTTACCCCCCCCACTCCACCCCAACCTCCTCTTGAGGAGGAACATCCCGTAGAACAGGCTGAAAAGCCTGTTCCACAGGCAATACCAATCAAAAAAAAACCAAAAAAAATAGTTGGTCCTCCTAGTGGAGCTGAAAGCCAGAAGAAAGGGCCAACAGTCAAAGAAATAGAGATCGTTTACGTTGGTCCCAAATCAGTAAATCGTTCTATGATCCTTTCCAACATGCGCACAACAGTAGGACAACCCTACTCAGCAACAACCATCGAAGAAGATGTCAGAAATCTTTATGCAACTGGTCTCTTTACCAATTTGAGGATTACCACCGAAACGGTAGCCGAAGGAGTCAAGGTTATCGTTATCGTTCAACCTAAACCACTAGTTAAAGAAGTCACCATTCAAGGAGCAAAACAAATCCCGGTAGAAAGAATCAGAAAACAAGTTAAAACAAAGATTGGTGATCCTTTAAGTGAGTTTCAAGTCTCAGCGGATGCTGAAAAAATCCGGGAGTATTATCAAAATCATGGATTTGGCAATGCTCAGGTGACGTATAAGATAGATGTCAACGAAGAATTTGGCCGTGCCATAGTCAGCTTTTCCATTTCTGAAGGAGAAAAGCAGTTTATTGTGATGGTTAATTTTGTTGGGAACAAGGCTTTCAGCAATGCAGAATTACAAAAACAGCTCAAAACGAAAAAAAAGAACATTCTGTCTTTCGTTAATAAATCAGGGATTTTTAAAGAAGACCAACTGCAGGAAGACTTAAGAAAGCTCAAAGAATTTTACCAGGATCACGGCTATATCGATATGCAAATAAAAGATGTCAAAATCTCTACCCCTGAAAAAGAGAAAATGGTGGTAACCATCAGCATTTTTGAAGGCATCCAATACAAAGTGGGAACCATACAATTTCAAGGAAATGTCATTTATCCTAATTCCGATCTGCTCGACAGCATCAAAATGAAAGAAGGCAGTGTCTTTTCTCCAAAAGGACTAGATGATGACATTAAAGCGATACGCGATCTCTATGGCAAGCAAGGATATATTGATGCCGAAATAAAACCCGAAAGACTAGCAAATATAGAAAATGGTAGGATTGATTTGCTTTTTAAAATCTCTGAAGGAAGCCAGGCTTACATAGATAAAATCATCATTCAGGGGAACAATCAGACCAAAGATAAGGTCATCCGCAGAGAGCTTGCGGTGACTCCAGGAGATGTTTATGACAGCGTTCGTGTGGAGGCAAGTAAGAAAAGATTAGAAAACCTTGGCTACTTTGAAAAAGTGGAAATAAATCCTCAAGACACCAACGTTCCCAACCGGAAAAACATGGTTATTTCTGTCCAGGAAAAAAGAACTGGAAATGTGACTTTTGGACTTGGATACAGCACCATCGAGAGCCTGCTTGGTTTTGTCGAGCTAAACCAAGGGAATTTTGACATCTCCAACCCCCCTTCTTTTACTGGTGCCGGTCAGAAATTCCGGTTTCGGTTGCAGCTGGGCATTTTTATGGAAAGTGCCATGCTTTCTTTCACTGAGCCATGGTTCATGGATCAACCACTTATGGTTGGTTTCGATCTGTTTTTCAATCAGCTCACCTATCTGCAGTTTTATAACGGCTTTAACGAAACCCAGTATGGCTTAGACTTGCGCTTGGCCAAACGACTGAATCAATGGTTTACCCTGTCGACCCGATACGATTTTAATGTCTATGATCTGTGGGGTTACCTCCCAGAGGTAGAGAACATTCCCGTTTTTGCTCAGAACAGAGGATCGAGAACACAAAGTGATATCACCATGGATTTGATTTATGATAGCAGAGATAGCGTCTTTGTCACAAGACATGGCACCTTCCTGGATTTCAATATCTTGGGCGCTGGTGGTCCACTCCTAGGTCAAACAGATATTTACAGACTTCAATTGGATATATCCCATTTTGAAAATTTTCCTCTATGGGATATTATCATGTGGAATCATCTCACAGCAGGATTTGTCCAACAGTATGGGAAAAGCAGTTTCGTGCCCCTTTTTGATAGTTATTTCGTAGGTGGTCCTCGGTCATTGCGAGGTTTCGATTATAATCTGGTCGGTCCTAATTACTTACCTTTGGATTTCCCCATAGGAGGCCAAACAATGGCGGTTTGGAACCTAGAGTTTACTTTCCCTGTAGTCGATAGAGTTAGATTTGCGGTTTTCAATGATATGGGCTTTAATGCTGGATCCCTGATCGGCCCCAATCAACCTGTCCCCACTCCTTTTGTTGCTGGTCAAGGAATTAATATCGATGCCGATTACGGTTTTGGCTTAAGATTGTTTCTACCAATTGGCCCCCTACGATTGGACTACGGTATTCCTTATTTGAGACAGAGCTGGCTGAATAAAACGGGAAGATTTTATTTTGATGTCGGCTATTCCTTCTAA
- a CDS encoding OmpH family outer membrane protein: MKPFIYIATILCALSIPSVYSQQVLKIGVVDLQKAFNDFYKTKEADAEMKSKVAAFEKERQEMANDLNKVGEEAKKMHDAAQDKTLSEAARAEKQKAFEAKAQDFQAMQRKFQEFQYVRTKELEDRSQRIRQNIIDDITKAILEISSREKFTLVFDKSGKSLSGTNVLLYSQDVKDITDEVIRTINATKPQPKAASTSP; the protein is encoded by the coding sequence ATGAAACCATTTATCTATATTGCTACTATTCTGTGTGCTTTATCCATACCATCCGTGTATTCTCAACAGGTATTAAAAATTGGTGTTGTTGATCTTCAGAAAGCTTTTAATGATTTCTATAAAACCAAAGAAGCCGATGCCGAAATGAAATCCAAAGTGGCTGCCTTTGAAAAGGAACGTCAAGAAATGGCCAATGACTTAAACAAGGTTGGAGAAGAGGCCAAAAAAATGCATGATGCGGCTCAGGATAAGACTCTTTCTGAAGCTGCTCGGGCTGAAAAACAGAAGGCTTTCGAAGCAAAAGCTCAAGATTTCCAAGCCATGCAAAGGAAGTTCCAAGAATTTCAATATGTCCGAACAAAGGAACTAGAAGACCGTTCCCAAAGAATACGTCAAAACATTATCGATGATATCACCAAAGCGATTTTAGAAATTAGCAGCCGAGAAAAATTTACTCTCGTTTTTGATAAATCGGGGAAAAGCCTTAGTGGCACCAATGTATTACTTTATTCACAAGACGTTAAAGATATTACCGATGAAGTCATTCGAACAATAAATGCAACCAAACCTCAGCCGAAAGCTGCCTCTACTTCTCCATGA
- the lpxD gene encoding UDP-3-O-(3-hydroxymyristoyl)glucosamine N-acyltransferase, with translation MVSYSVGQLAKLVGGIIEGDPELEITGVSDIFDASKGQITFLSNPRYESAVEKTKASAIVVSKNYKGSSSATLIRVDSPSLAFSTIIALFCPKPVTYEPGIHPTAIIGKEVGIGKEVSIQPYAVIEDGVKIGDKVVIGAFVFIGKESIIGENSFLYPHVTVRERTVIGKRVILHSGVVVGSDGFGYERKNGKHEKIPQVGIVQIDDDVEIGANTTIDRGRFGKTWIQEGSKIDNLVQIAHNVVIGKNSIIAAQTGISGSTSLGNQVTLAGQVGIAGHIHIGDGATITAQSGVTKDVPPYSVLSGRHARPIQLTHKLEVLYNKLPEIWERLKKLEKQLRTEANPPEADQDLSTE, from the coding sequence GTGGTCTCTTATTCAGTTGGACAGTTAGCTAAGCTTGTTGGAGGCATTATTGAAGGAGATCCAGAGTTAGAAATTACAGGTGTCTCCGACATTTTTGATGCTTCAAAAGGACAAATCACCTTTTTGAGTAACCCAAGATATGAATCGGCCGTGGAAAAAACGAAAGCTTCGGCAATCGTTGTTTCGAAAAATTATAAGGGTTCAAGTTCTGCTACATTGATTCGGGTAGATTCCCCTTCCCTTGCCTTTTCAACGATCATTGCTCTTTTCTGTCCAAAGCCAGTTACATACGAACCTGGCATCCACCCCACAGCCATTATAGGCAAGGAGGTAGGAATCGGTAAGGAGGTAAGCATCCAACCCTATGCCGTGATCGAAGATGGCGTAAAGATAGGCGATAAGGTAGTCATAGGAGCCTTCGTTTTTATTGGCAAAGAAAGTATTATTGGAGAAAATTCTTTTCTCTATCCCCATGTGACGGTACGAGAAAGAACGGTAATAGGCAAAAGGGTTATTCTGCATTCGGGAGTCGTTGTCGGATCCGATGGATTTGGATATGAAAGAAAAAATGGAAAACATGAAAAAATTCCTCAGGTTGGGATAGTCCAAATAGACGATGATGTGGAAATTGGAGCCAATACTACGATCGATCGAGGCAGATTTGGGAAAACCTGGATTCAAGAAGGCTCTAAAATAGACAATCTTGTGCAGATTGCGCATAATGTCGTTATTGGCAAAAATTCGATCATTGCAGCTCAGACAGGGATTTCTGGTAGTACTTCCCTAGGCAATCAAGTGACATTGGCTGGCCAAGTCGGCATCGCCGGGCATATTCATATTGGAGATGGAGCCACCATCACCGCCCAGTCTGGAGTAACCAAAGATGTCCCGCCTTATTCTGTTCTTTCAGGCCGTCATGCGCGACCAATTCAACTCACCCACAAACTAGAAGTTCTATATAATAAGCTTCCTGAAATCTGGGAAAGACTCAAGAAATTAGAAAAACAACTGAGGACTGAAGCTAACCCACCTGAGGCTGATCAAGACCTCTCAACGGAATAG